Proteins found in one Brevibacillus brevis genomic segment:
- a CDS encoding DUF4153 domain-containing protein, with amino-acid sequence MADVTQEQKGLQWLLLGAFGIGILFDWMFYGKGFGISYLLFVMGLYGLFIWQARQRIHLRFSRKQVFDWIWTLPIFLLALTFFLFSNPHFHLFNLVLIPFLFVIQTILITKRHQAKWYEAGFFMEMVETLLLYTPKYTRLPFRLTKERIKDRVDQEKYGVMKKVFIGIAISVPLLVIVLSLLSNADSVFGHFLGQIPRRVIDVDSLEAIFRMMLIGLITILVFAYMYSLFGKREEVVELPVHDKKIVWDGVILVTILAIINIVYTAFTYIQISYLFIGAKRVLPDELTYAEYARNGFNELVTVTVINFLILLCTMHFASRAKPMLYQIIQILLSMLTICTGFMLVSAYFRLSLYEDAYGYTHTRLLAHVFMIFLFVLFIIALLKIWRDGFSLIKYYAIVTLVSYVILNYMNMDVIIAKNNVQRYHATGHIDIEYLSELSYDAIPVVMEFVRDRKVEERFIEMLQERKEILYEDNTWQSFNLSEYRAKAYLK; translated from the coding sequence TTGGCTGATGTTACGCAAGAACAAAAAGGCTTGCAGTGGCTTTTGCTAGGGGCATTTGGGATCGGCATACTGTTTGACTGGATGTTTTACGGGAAAGGCTTTGGCATCTCTTATCTGTTGTTCGTAATGGGCCTGTACGGTCTTTTTATTTGGCAGGCTAGGCAACGCATTCATTTACGCTTTTCTCGAAAGCAAGTATTCGACTGGATATGGACGCTTCCGATTTTTCTACTGGCGCTAACCTTTTTTCTATTTTCCAATCCTCATTTTCATCTGTTCAACCTGGTACTGATTCCGTTTTTATTTGTGATCCAAACGATTCTAATCACCAAGCGTCATCAAGCGAAATGGTACGAAGCAGGCTTTTTCATGGAGATGGTGGAGACATTGCTCCTTTACACCCCGAAGTATACGCGCCTGCCATTTAGGCTGACAAAGGAACGGATCAAGGACAGGGTGGACCAGGAGAAGTATGGCGTAATGAAGAAGGTTTTCATCGGAATCGCCATTTCGGTGCCTCTTCTGGTGATTGTACTCTCCTTGCTTTCGAATGCGGATAGTGTGTTTGGACATTTTCTGGGGCAAATCCCGCGAAGGGTGATTGATGTCGATTCACTTGAAGCAATCTTTCGAATGATGCTAATCGGGCTCATTACGATCCTTGTGTTTGCTTACATGTATTCTCTTTTCGGGAAACGAGAAGAAGTAGTGGAACTGCCGGTACATGACAAAAAGATTGTCTGGGATGGAGTTATCCTTGTAACGATTCTGGCGATCATCAATATTGTGTATACAGCGTTTACATACATTCAGATATCGTATTTGTTCATCGGGGCGAAGCGAGTTTTACCAGATGAATTGACGTACGCCGAGTATGCTAGAAATGGATTCAATGAGCTGGTGACCGTCACTGTCATTAATTTCTTGATTCTCCTATGTACGATGCACTTTGCATCACGGGCAAAGCCAATGCTCTACCAGATCATTCAAATTCTGCTGAGTATGCTGACGATTTGTACGGGCTTCATGCTTGTGTCCGCCTATTTTCGCCTCTCGCTGTATGAGGATGCTTACGGGTATACGCATACGCGGCTGTTAGCTCACGTTTTCATGATCTTTCTGTTTGTGTTGTTTATCATTGCTCTTTTGAAAATTTGGAGAGACGGTTTCTCCTTGATCAAGTATTACGCGATTGTGACACTCGTGAGTTACGTTATTCTGAATTACATGAATATGGACGTCATTATCGCCAAAAACAATGTACAGCGCTATCATGCTACTGGACATATCGACATCGAGTATTTGAGCGAGCTGTCTTATGATGCCATACCAGTAGTTATGGAGTTTGTTCGGGATAGAAAGGTAGAAGAAAGGTTTATAGAGATGCTGCAAGAGCGGAAAGAGATTTTGTATGAGGACAATACCTGGCAATCCTTTAATCTCTCGGAGTACCGGGCAAAAGCTTATCTGAAATGA